A region of Dictyostelium discoideum AX4 chromosome 1 chromosome, whole genome shotgun sequence DNA encodes the following proteins:
- the nap1 gene encoding hypothetical protein, which yields MSENNEIEMELPFDSSAITSTEVLDRVNALLTLQDTQNELTEQMEKEILEIEKKYLKKFQPLAEKRFEIVSGKVEPTKEDQQCKAPIQVENLKSVPTDKGIPKFWLHVLQNTEVKDIIEECDIEALEYLVDIKIVQVGDAQDYSLDFHFSENPFFTNTVISKTVKLEEDNELNEIVSTPINWKDGKNFTVQSKKKTVKSKPTKGKAATTTSTTVQEVVPCFFSTFVSPNQDPTSDEEADEIMYIQYQIIAKLKDIVIPEAVNFFLGRASDAEENDYDFGEDFEDEEGEDDDEEDDEEEQTIKKPSGKGKAQPQQPQDCKQQ from the exons atgtcCGAAA ataacGAAATTGAAATGGAACTCCCATTTGACTCATCTGCAATTACTTCAACAGAAGTTTTAGACAGAGTTAATGCTTTACTCACTCTccaa gATACACAAAATGAATTAACGGAACAAatggaaaaagaaattttagaaattgaaaagaaatatttaaaaaaattccaaCCACTCGCAGAAAAGAGATTTGAAATTGTATCAGGTAAAGTTGAACCAACCAAAGAAGATCAACAATGTAAAGCACCAATTCAAGTTGAAAACCTTAAATCTGTTCCAACCGATAAAGGTATTCCAAAGTTCTGGTTACATGTCTTACAAAACACCGAAGTCAAAGATATCATTGAAGAATGTGATATTGAAGCTTTAGAGTATTTAGTTGATATTAAAATCGTTCAAGTCGGTGACGCACAAGACTACTCATTAGATTTCCACTTTAGTGAAAATCCATTCTTCACCAACACTGTCATCTCCAAAACCGTCAAACTCGAAGAAGATAacgaattaaatgaaatcgTCTCAACCCCAATCAATTGGAAAGATGGTAAAAACTTTACCGTTCAATCAAAGAAGAAAACTGTTAAATCAAAACCAACCAAAGGTAAAGCTGCCACCACCACCTCTACCACCGTTCAAGAGGTCGTCCCATGTTTCTTTAGCACCTTTGTCTCACCAAACCAAGATCCAACCAGTGATGAAGAAGCTGATGAAATCATGTACATCCAATACCAAATTATCGCCAAATTAAAGGATATCGTTATCCCAGAAGCCGTTAACTTCTTTTTAGGTCGTGCTTCAGATGCCGAAGAAAACGATTATGACTTTGGTGAAGATTTCGAAGATGAAGAaggtgaagatgatgatgaagaagatgatgaagaagaacaaACCATTAAAAAACCATCAGGTAAAGGTAAAgctcaaccacaacaaccacaagattgtaaacaacaataa
- the sugt1 gene encoding SGS domain-contantaing protein → MEQLKEGNSYFVDEQYDEALKCYDKACLELSNNAEAFFKRSQCHSKLSNLKEALSDINTSIKLDSNNSKYYLKKGQLCFELEEFDTALKTFEKGQSIDSENSSFKTWIRKSKAEIQSNPTTTTTTTPTPTPTPTPAPQPVTTTTNPTPIPTTSNTTTTTNNNNNNNNNNNNNNNNNNTTTDSTTTKLPIPSSGNKVRHEWYQTETHVVLTIFAKFVTASNSKINLTSKSVNISFPLANGSEFLFEMDLFDPIVDKDSTIHYYSTKVEIKMKKSRAIKWDTLEFTDKSGPVGLMDQISSSPAVPSPYASKKDWDKLPNEPEEKLEGDQALNKIFRDIFSKGSEDQQRAMMKSFTESGGTVLSTNWDEVGSKKVVGEPPKGLEFKQYEK, encoded by the exons atggaacaattaaaagaaggAAATTCTTATTTTGTAGATGAACAATATGATGAAGCATTGAAATGTTATGATAAAGCTTGTttagaattatcaaataatgcAGAGGCATTCTTTAAAAGATCTCAATGtcattcaaaattatcaaatttaaaagaggCTTTATCTGACATTAAtacttcaattaaattagattcaaataattcaaaatattatcTCAAAAAAGg tcAACTTTGTTTTGAATTAGAGGAATTTGATACAGCATTAAAAACATTTGAAAAAGgtcaatcaattgattcagaAAATTCTTCATTTAAAACTTGGATTAGAAAATCTAAAGCAGAAATTCAATCAAAcccaacaactacaactacaaccacaccaactccaacaccaacaccaacccCAGCACCACAACCagttacaacaacaacaaatccAACACCAATTCCAACTACCTcaaatactactactactactaataataataataataataataataataataataataataataataataataatacaacaacagATTCTACAACTACAAAATTACCAATACCATCATCAGGTAATAAAGTTAGACATGAATGGTATCAAACTGAAACACATGTTGTATTAACAATTTTTGCAAAATTTGTAACAGcatcaaattcaaagatTAATCTCACCTCAAAATCTGTAAATATATCATTCCCATTAGCAAATGGTAGTGAATTCTTATTTGAAATGGATTTATTCGACCCAATTGTTGATAAGGATAGTacaattcattattattcaacaaaagttgaaattaaaatgaagAAATCAAGAGCAATCAAATGGGATACCCTTGAATTCACAGATAAATCAGGTCCAGTGGGTTTAATGGATCAAATTAGTTCCTCTCCAGCCGTACCATCACCATACGCCTCTAAAAAGGATTGGGATAAACTTCCAAATGAACCAGAGGAGAAATTAGAGGGTGATCAagcattaaataaaatttttagagATATCTTTTCCAAAGGTTCAGAAGATCAACAAAGAGCAATGATGAAATCTTTCACAGAATCTGGTGGTACTGTTTTATCAACAAATTGGGATGAAGTTGGTTCTAAAAAGGTTGTTGGTGAACCACCAAAAGGACTCGAATTTAAAcaatatgaaaaataa
- the gefX gene encoding LISK family protein kinase: protein MAEADPGLPTQAIWDIPFESLEFNEKIGKGSFGSVFRGCYLGLDVAIKKIEKADDPEYLKYIDREVSMLQSLRHPFIVNFSGICVHSSGLYIVTEFVSGGDVRQLLKKTPPIGWDKRVSIAVDLAKAMVFLHAKKIIHRDLKSKNILLDEFQRIRLCDFGFARMSEQTKKSRHMTMCGTEGWVAPEILLGMSYDTSCDVFSYGVVLAELITGRKPGVDLWVRSPETCFDINPEELKQKSIPGCPSELISVCVECCLYEPLTRPKFDEILSQLKVCQNNLKVATAAAAAAAAAAAAAAAVVSTPTIQTPIIQTPNISFSPNNSNNNNNNNNNISNISPDITTGIQQINLSSSGGSNNSSPSTPPQGSQLVSLAQSRRNTMSLHRKSMELNLVDGQLSTTPPPTSPIQSRPHKPSDSIWKIAAKPKHVGYQTLKRKQGPCYAALTSHITKMIERATSDYYYDTSYIQDFLLAYRCFAPPQQIFELLLSRYIANSPDNFTNDINGWKKVQRVIQLRVIIFFKRWIDYYPQDFLEEAMEDNLNEFDKISAQQNSSTALLLGTTISNNELLIDPKLMTELQKKRSELELLIQINSPSDFINNNNNNNNNPVNNINNINNNNSVNSSSSNNNNNNNNNNSNNNNNNNNNNNNNNNNNNGLNIINIAAANQSKMMLQNGNNRYSVLVTSNGIGNGEEPYPVSIIPPPTTSEYLDVKDIHSTELARQITIINSFYFNRIKAREFIEYIWEKCGEESTTTPYVGTSFVEVVPAENIHKFVRKCNNLARFVSTEILKQTKLQKRVATIERFIEAAEKCLANNDYAAVFSIVEPLVDQSIERLSDTWRNVSQRNLATFEHLKSIVSKENDHKKYRELLPDAKPPCIPNIHLLLDELSFIETSSPRLLPGGIVNFFHYRQLSRKILQSQQLQSHCFRPIPSIQKVLTKPPSELFDDELIKNNSLKCEPPVSL from the exons atggCAGAAGCAGATCCAGGCTTACCAACACAGGCAATTTGGGATATACCATTTGAGAGTTTAGAATTCAATGAAAAAATTGGCAAAGGAAGTTTTGGTTCAGTATTTAGAGGATGTTATTTAGGTTTAGATGttgcaattaaaaaaattgaaaaagctGACGACCCTGAATATCTCAAATATATTGATAGAGAAGTTTCGATGCTTCa atCATTAAGACATCCATTCATTGTTAATTTCTCAGGTATTTGTGTTCACTCAAGTGGATTATATATTGTAACAGAATTTGTATCAGGTGGTGATGTAAGACAACTTTTAAAGAAAACACCACCAATTGGTTGGGATAAACGTGTATCAATTGCAGTAGATTTAGCAAAGGCAATGGTATTTTTACATGCCAAGAAAATTATTCATAgagatttaaaatcaaaaaatattttg TTGGATGAATTTCAAAGAATCCGTTTATGTGATT TCGGTTTTGCTAGAATGAGcgaacaaacaaaaaaatcaagACATATGACTATGTGCGGTACTGAAGGTTGGGTTGCACCA gAAATTTTATTGGGTATGAGTTATGACACATCATGTGATGTATTTTCATATGGTGTCGTTTTAGCAGAATTAATTACTGGAAGAAAACCAGGTGTAGATTTATGGGTTAGATCACCAGAGACATGTTTTGATATTAATCCagaagaattaaaacaaaaatcaatACCAGGATGTCCATCTGAATTAATTTCAGTATGCGTTGAATGTTGTCTTTATGAACCATTAACTAGACCAAAGtttgatgaaattttatcTCAATTAAAAGTTTGTCAAAATAACTTAAAGGTAGCAACTGCAGCTGCAGCCGCAGCCGCCGCCGCCGCCGCAGCTGCAGCAGCAGTAGTTTCAACACCAACTATTCAAACACCAATTATTCAAACTCCAAATATTTCATTCTCGCcaaataatagcaataacaataacaataataataataatattagtaatatcTCACCAGATATTACAACAGGTattcaacaaattaatttatcatcatcaggTGGAAGTAAtaattcatcaccatcaacaccACCACAAGGATCGCAATTAGTATCATTAGCACAATCTAGAAGAAATACAATGTCACTTCATAGGAAATCTATGGAATTGAATTTGGTTGATGGTCaattatcaacaacaccaccaccaacctCACCAATTCAATCTAGACCACATAAACCAAGTGATTCAATTTGGAAGATTGCAGCAAAACCAAAACATGTTGGATACCAAACATTAAAGAGAAAACAAGGACCATGCTATGCAGCATTGACAAGTCATATCACAAAGATGATTGAACGTGCAACCTCTGATTACTACTATGATACATCATACATTCAAGATTTCCTATTGGCATATCGTTGTTTtgcaccaccacaacaaatcTTTGAACTCTTATTATCACGTTATATCGCCAATTCACCCGATAACTTTACCAATGATATCAATGGTTGGAAAAAGGTACAAAGAGTGATTCAATTACGTgttatcattttctttaaacGTTGGATCGACTATTATCCACAAGATTTCCTCGAGGAAGCAATggaagataatttaaatgaatttgataaaatctCTGCTCAACAAAACTCAAGTACAGCTTTACTTTTAGGTACAACAATaagtaataatgaattattaatcgATCCAAAGCTAATGActgaattacaaaaaaaacgTTCagaattagaattattaattcaaattaatagTCCTTCcgattttataaataataataataataataataataaccctgtaaataatataaataatataaataataataatagtgtaaatagtagtagtagtaataataataataataataataataataatagtaataataataataataataataataataataataataataataataataataatggattaaatataataaatattgcGGCAgcaaatcaatcaaaaatgaTGCTtcaaaatggtaataatagatATAGTGTATTGGTAACATCAAATGGTATTGGTAATGGTGAGGAACCATATCCAGTTAGTAttataccaccaccaactacTAGTGAATATTTGGATGTAAAAGATATTCATAGTACAGAGTTGGCACGtcaaattacaattattaatagtttttacTTTAATCGTATTAAAGCTAGAGAATTTATTGAATATATTTGGGAGAAATGTGGCGAAGAATCAACAACTACACCATATGTTGGTACTTCATTCGTCGAGGTTGTACCAGCTGAAAACATTCATAAATTCGTTAGAAAATGTAATAATCTCGCTCGTTTCGTTTCAACAgagattttaaaacaaactAAACTTCAAAAAAGAGTTGCTACAATCGAACGTTTCATTGAGGCCGCAGAGAAATGTTTGGCCAATAACGATTATGCTGCGGTTTTCTCCATTGTCGAGCCTTTGGTAGACCAATCTATCGAACGTTTGTCAGACACTTGGAGAAACGTTTCCCAAAGAAATCTTGCCACTTTTGAACATTTGAAATCAATCGTTTCCAAAGAGAATGATCATAAAAAGTATAGAGAGTTATTACCAGATGCTAAACCACCTTGCATTCcaaatattcatttattattggaCGAATTATCTTTTATTGAAACAAGTTCACCACGTCTTTTACCAGGTGGTATCGTTAACTTTTTCCATTATCGTCAATTATCAAGAAAGATTTTACAATCTCAACAACTTCAATCTCATTGTTTCAGACCAATTCCTTCAATTCAAAAGGTTTTAACTAAACCACCTTCTGAATTATTCgatgatgaattaattaaaaataattcattaaaatgtGAACCACCTGtatctttataa
- a CDS encoding hypothetical protein (RIKEN cDNA 2810403P18), whose amino-acid sequence MIIPKFSVDQNDEFIIVVAITPYIKASEADFYLLENQFKFYCKPYFLRLTFSHNIVENGKEKASFNVNTQEFTFYLPKEINGQKFNDLDLITKLLEKKSTTNTSKIQVLNGESNQDDQDEDEEGEDYEDEEWEFEQIVEPEPSLDELKNKIKYGFNDGYSDFFQGLQQDISDIIDIPIIDSITKQERTKVRTEFEDLKFDPERFMENHFFNDDIKELLHYKCYWEDLIEKKLKLKNEKNQKQSSEQESNEIINKKEEEKQEEKQEEKVEEIKEKVEEIKQIDPSNLEDYDEGNDEVTNETTIESNEISDELLEKINSTLSKKISIVNDESDIKNSLIEKEDSTTTTTTTTTTTTTTTKSTTTNNNKYSKKLITFSDEEKDIMKNLPNKEYMISNEKSILLGLVDIIYSYAYNERVNMGYENIESAWNICKLSGTLSCLDNFYNLSSVLECCFKRSLTFPLYRSWLLSERVLRDTKQIFQLGKRSLLKCLLDIKKKLESSEFKYYLNRLYIDDYCIWLQHASKKKLKSLRNKLSEYEMKKSMISWPLEEYEKLVEEEGMVFGEEEEDEDNKEEQFEYENQDESD is encoded by the exons atgatTATTCCAAAATTTTCAGTTGACCaaaatgatgaatttattattgttgttgcaATAACACCATATATTAAAGCATCAGAAGcagatttttatttattggaaaatcaatttaaattctaTTGTAAACCATATTTCCTTAGACTTACATTTAGTCATAATATAGTTGAAAATGGTAAAGAGAAAGCATCATTCAATGTAAATACACAAGaatttacattttatttaccaaaagaaataaatggTCAAAAATTCAAtgatttagatttaattacaaaattattagagaaaaagtcaacaacaaatacttCAAAGATTCAAGTTTTAAATGGTGAATCAAATCAAGATGAccaagatgaagatgaagaaggtGAAGattatgaagatgaagaatgGGAATTTGAACAAATTGTTGAACCTGAACCATCT ttagatgaattaaaaaataaaattaaatatggaTTCAATGATGGATATAGTGATTTCTTTCAAGGATTACAACAAGATATTAGTGATATAATTGATATTCCAATTATCGATTCAATTACAAAACAAGAAAGAACAAAAGTTAGAACTGaatttgaagatttaaaatttgatccAGAAAGATTTATGGAAAATCATTTctttaatgatgatattaaagaattattacaTTATAAATGTTATTGGgaagatttaattgaaaagaaattaaaattaaaaaatgaaaaaaatcaaaaacaatcaTCTGAACAAGAATcgaatgaaataataaataaaaaagaagaagaaaaacaagaagaaaaacaagaggaaaaagttgaagaaattaaagaaaaagttgaagaaattaaacaaattgatCCATCAAATTTAGAAGATTATGATGAAGGTAATGATGAAGTTACAAATGAAACTacaattgaatcaaatgaaatttcagatgaattattagaaaagattaattcaactttatcaaagaaaatttcaattgtaaatGATGAGTCAGATATCAAAAATagtttaattgaaaaagaagattcaacaacaacaacaacaacaacaacaacaacaacaacaacaacaacaaaatcaacaactacaaataataataaatattcaaagaaattaattacattttcagatgaagaaaaagatataatgaaaaatttaccaaataaaGAATATATGATTagtaatgaaaaatcaatattactTGGATTGGTTGATATAATTTATTCATATGCATATAATGAAAGAGTTAATATGGgttatgaaaatattgaatcaGCTTGGAACATTTGTAAATTGTCAGGTACATTATCATGTcttgataatttttataatttatcatcagtTTTAGAATGTTGTTTTAAGAGATCATTAACGTTCCCACTTTATCGTAGTTGGTTATTATCAGAACGTGTTCTTAGAGATACAAAACAAATTTTCCAATTAGGAAAAAGATCActtttaaaatgtttattagatattaaaaagaaattagaatCTTCAGAATTTAAATACTACTTAAATAGATTATATATTGATGATTATTGTATTTGGTTACAACATGCaagtaaaaagaaattaaaatcattacgTAATAAATTATCTGAATATGAAATGAAAAAGTCAATGATATCATGGCCATTAGAAGAATATGAAAAATTAGTTGAAGAAGAAGGTATGGTATTtggtgaagaagaagaggatgaagataataaagAAGAACAATTTGAATATGAAAATCAAGATGAAAgtgattaa
- the dhx35 gene encoding DEAD/DEAH box helicase, which produces MATNNQINNNSSNNNNNNNNNNSLFDKDSSLSFGNDNFIYNSNQKLTIQQQRISLPIYQNRKHILYLLEKYSTLVIIGNTGCGKSTQIPQYLFESGWSDGFRTILCTQPRRVAAISLAERVAQEMGEQHVGKTVGYSVRFDEKISDIETRIKYVTDGMLIREMMLDPLLLKYSVIMIDEAHERSLQTDLLMGLLKKVQKKRNSTNNNNNNDNSLKLIISSATLNANDFFNFFNYNQTNDKSKDTSTILSIEGRTYPVDIHYLEESTSNYIQTTIQTIIDIHTTQPPGDILVFLTGQEEIEKLIQTLDDKFEILRQYHQQHHHQQQQPFMKYSLLPMYSGLSINKQIKVFESVGDSKKIRKIIISTNIAETSITIDGVVYVVDCGFVKIKSYDSESGLESLVIVPTSKSSANQRAGRAGRSRAGKCYRLYTELTYEKLLPDQTIPEIQRSNLTNTILQLKALGIDNILNFDFISQPPSSSLIRGLEVLYGLGALDDNGKLTNPTGMIMAEFPTDPTFSKMIIQSSSNGFNCSDECITITAMLNIQGLFTNQNHKSRKHLLVKEGDHLTLLNIFNSFISNQSSPQWCNQHQINYKAMQRVLQVRKQLLAYAKKYSINVISCFDSNNNREQCSNLIRKAIVSGFFTNAAQLQPDGSYQTIREKHKLWLHPTSVLCLSNSPQWVIFNEVTITTKEYMKDVTSIEPNWLFEIAPHYYKFKK; this is translated from the coding sequence atggcaacaaataatcaaataaataataatagtagtaataataataataataataataataataattcattatttgataaagattcatcattatcatttggaaatgataattttatatataatagtaatcaaaaattaacaattcaacaacaaagaatttcattaccaatttatcaaaatcGTAAacatatattatatttattagaGAAATATAGTACATTAGTAATTATTGGTAATACAGGATGTGGTAAATCAACACAAATTCCACAATATCTATTTGAAAGTGGTTGGTCAGATGGATTTAGAACTATTTTATGTACACAACCAAGAAGAGTTGCAGCCATATCATTAGCAGAAAGGGTTGCACAAGAAATGGGTGAACAACATGTTGGTAAAACCGTTGGATATAGTGTTAGATTCGATGAAAAGATATCAGATATCGAAACTAGAATCAAATATGTCACTGATGGTATGTTAATTAGAGAAATGATGTTAGATCCattacttttaaaatattctgTAATTATGATTGATGAAGCGCATGAACGTTCATTACAAACTGATCTTTTAATgggattattaaaaaaagttcaaaaaaaaagaaattcaacaaataataacaataataatgataatagtttaaaattaataatttcatcagCAACTTTAAATGCAAATGattttttcaacttttttaattataatcaaactaatgataaatcaaaaGATACTTCAACAATTCTTTCAATTGAAGGTAGAACTTATCCAGTAGATATACACTATCTTGAAGAATCAACTTCAAATTATATTCAAACAACCATACAAACTATAATTGATATTCATACAACTCAACCACCTGGTGATATTTTAGTATTTTTAACAGGTcaagaagaaattgaaaaactaATTCAAACATTGgatgataaatttgaaattttaagacaatatcatcaacaacaccaccatcaacaacaacaaccatttatgaaatattcattattaccaatgTATTCtggattatcaattaataaacaaattaaagtttttgaATCGGTTGGTGATAGTAAAAAGATTAGAAAGATTATAATTTCAACTAATATTGCAGAGACATCAATTACAATCGATGGTGTAGTTTATGTGGTTGATTGTGGttttgttaaaattaaatcatatgATTCAGAGAGTGGTTTGGAATCATTGGTGATTGTACCAACATCGAAATCATCGGCGAATCAAAGAGCTGGTAGGGCTGGTAGAAGTAGAGCTGGTAAATGCTATAGACTATATACTGAATTAACCTATGAAAAACTATTACCAGACCAAACTATACCAGAGATTCAACGttcaaatttaacaaatacAATATTACAATTGAAAGCATTGggtattgataatattttaaatttcgaTTTCATTTCACAACCACCATCAAGTTCACTCATAAGAGGTCTAGAAGTACTCTATGGATTGGGTGCGTTGGATGATAATGGTAAGCTAACCAATCCAACCGGTATGATAATGGCAGAGTTCCCTACAGATCCAACCTTTtcaaaaatgataattcaatCATCTTCAAATGGTTTCAATTGTTCTGATGAGTGTATTACAATCACTGCTATGTTAAATATTCAAGGTTTATTCACTAATCAAAATCATAAATCAAGAAAACATCTATTAGTTAAAGAAGGTGATCAtttaactttattaaatattttcaattcatTTATCAGTAATCAAAGTTCACCACAATGGTGTAATCAACatcaaatcaattataaaGCTATGCAAAGAGTATTACAAGTTAGAAAACAACTATTAGCTTATGCAAAGAAATATTCAATAAATGTTATATCTTGTTTTGATAGCAATAACAATAGAGAACAATGCAGTAATTTAATTCGAAAGGCAATTGTTTCAGGATTCTTTACAAATGCAGCTCAATTACAACCAGATGGTTCCTATCAAACCATTAGAGAAAAACATAAACTTTGGTTACATCCAACCTCTGTACTTTGtttatcaaattcaccaCAATGGGTCATTTTTAATGAAgttacaattacaacaaaagAATATATGAAAGATGTAACTTCAATTGAACCAAATTggttatttgaaattgctccacattattataaatttaaaaaataa